One Streptomyces sp. P9-A2 DNA window includes the following coding sequences:
- a CDS encoding DUF6049 family protein, with translation MAEAADFQGMHPSPARRWLRRTGILFAGAPLLTGLLQWPTAPPAAAAAGSSAQAASGTGSVSVSVNSLTPGAPGEDDTITVSGTVTNKGKQTVTDAHVGLRVGPLLNTRSGIDRVARDSDDVQSAIGPEVDDKYAQEYAELTPGVSQRFSISVPVDELSLGENGVYQLAVALSGQTAAQPWEQTLGVRRTLLPWQPDDVDTKTSTTFLWPLISTVHTTAETGSNEQQTPVLRDDDLAKEIAPGGRLDRMVALGRNLDITWVIDPDLLASVDAMTESYKVQGSGDTTTAGSHQAAAKRWLANVQSAVKGKEVVALPFGDPDLASLAHNGTSVTGSLSHLKEATDVVVNTVEPILHVKPTTDFAWPVNGAVDPSIVKVATSAGADKVIARSDNFRETGDLSYTPSAARPIGGGTTAVVADAQLSTLFQGDMTRASTSTLAVQRFLAQSLALGLQTGRQRSVVIAPQRTPTASQAQTMAEALKAVQDENWSESENLTAAAKAEPDPAATTKVPAASSYPSSLRKQELPRSAFEQIARTQGKLNTFKMILSDPSRVVTPFGLAMNRGMSVSWRGRIAEAATYRSGVEAYLDGLLDQVKLIDKSETKLSGRSATIPVTVQNNLVQGVESLTLRLTSTNPTRLEIGGDAYEEQPITVSGGHSHSVKFTTSANANGRATVIAQLYTQDGQKYGEPVTFDVKVTEITATVMLVIGGGVLLLVLAGFRMYTQRKRAAAREAQEQNRPEGEGPDDDPQNPDTLAKRPTEKPESGPETKEPEAGAEKTDDPEQPSDPVPDTAPEKAGPSGTGERVDR, from the coding sequence GTGGCCGAGGCGGCAGACTTCCAGGGGATGCATCCCTCACCTGCCCGCCGCTGGCTGCGGCGCACCGGCATCCTGTTCGCCGGAGCACCCCTGCTGACAGGGTTGCTCCAGTGGCCCACTGCGCCTCCTGCGGCCGCCGCCGCGGGGAGTTCCGCGCAGGCCGCCTCCGGCACGGGCTCGGTCTCCGTCTCCGTGAACTCGCTCACGCCCGGCGCCCCCGGCGAGGACGACACCATCACGGTGTCCGGCACGGTGACCAACAAGGGCAAGCAAACGGTCACCGACGCCCACGTCGGTCTGCGTGTGGGTCCCCTGCTGAACACCCGCTCCGGTATCGACCGCGTCGCCCGGGACAGCGACGACGTCCAGAGCGCGATCGGCCCGGAGGTCGACGACAAGTACGCCCAGGAGTACGCCGAGCTCACACCTGGTGTCTCGCAGCGCTTCAGCATCTCCGTACCGGTGGACGAGCTGAGCCTGGGGGAGAACGGCGTCTACCAACTGGCCGTGGCCCTCTCCGGGCAGACCGCCGCGCAGCCCTGGGAACAGACCCTCGGTGTCCGGCGGACGCTCCTCCCGTGGCAGCCCGATGACGTCGACACGAAGACGAGCACGACATTTCTGTGGCCTCTGATCTCCACGGTCCACACGACGGCGGAGACGGGCTCCAACGAGCAGCAGACCCCGGTCCTCCGTGACGACGACCTGGCCAAGGAAATCGCCCCCGGCGGCCGCCTGGACCGGATGGTGGCACTGGGCAGGAACCTCGACATCACCTGGGTGATCGATCCGGATCTGCTGGCATCCGTCGACGCGATGACCGAGAGCTACAAGGTCCAGGGCTCGGGTGACACCACCACGGCCGGCAGCCATCAGGCCGCCGCCAAGCGGTGGCTCGCCAATGTACAGAGCGCGGTGAAGGGCAAGGAGGTCGTCGCGCTGCCCTTCGGGGATCCGGATCTGGCTTCCCTCGCCCACAACGGCACCTCGGTCACCGGCTCCCTGAGTCATCTCAAGGAAGCCACGGACGTCGTCGTCAACACGGTGGAACCGATCCTCCACGTGAAACCGACCACGGACTTCGCCTGGCCCGTCAACGGAGCGGTGGACCCCTCCATCGTCAAGGTCGCCACCTCCGCCGGAGCCGACAAGGTGATCGCCCGCAGCGACAACTTCCGGGAGACCGGCGACCTGTCGTACACGCCCTCTGCCGCCCGCCCCATCGGCGGCGGCACCACGGCGGTCGTCGCGGACGCCCAGTTGTCCACCCTGTTCCAGGGCGACATGACCAGGGCATCCACGTCCACACTCGCCGTGCAGCGGTTCCTGGCCCAGAGCCTGGCGCTGGGTCTCCAGACCGGTCGGCAGCGCAGCGTCGTCATCGCCCCGCAGCGCACCCCCACCGCCAGCCAGGCCCAGACGATGGCCGAGGCGTTGAAGGCCGTTCAGGACGAGAACTGGTCGGAGTCCGAGAACCTCACCGCTGCCGCGAAGGCCGAACCGGATCCTGCCGCCACCACCAAGGTCCCCGCGGCCTCCTCGTACCCCTCCTCACTGCGCAAGCAGGAGCTGCCACGGTCCGCGTTCGAACAGATCGCGAGGACCCAGGGCAAACTCAACACGTTCAAAATGATCCTCTCGGACCCGTCCCGGGTCGTGACCCCGTTCGGCCTGGCCATGAACCGCGGAATGTCCGTCTCCTGGCGCGGCCGGATCGCCGAGGCCGCCACCTACCGCAGCGGCGTCGAGGCGTACCTCGACGGACTTCTCGACCAGGTGAAACTGATCGACAAGTCGGAGACGAAGCTCTCCGGCCGCAGCGCCACCATCCCCGTGACCGTCCAGAACAACCTGGTGCAGGGCGTCGAGAGCCTGACGCTGCGGCTCACCTCGACCAACCCGACCCGCCTCGAGATCGGCGGCGACGCCTACGAGGAGCAGCCGATCACCGTCTCCGGCGGGCACAGCCATTCGGTGAAGTTCACCACGTCCGCCAACGCCAACGGCCGGGCCACGGTGATCGCCCAGCTGTACACGCAGGACGGCCAGAAGTACGGCGAGCCTGTCACCTTCGACGTCAAGGTCACCGAGATCACCGCCACGGTGATGCTGGTCATCGGCGGCGGCGTGCTGCTGCTCGTCCTCGCCGGCTTCCGGATGTACACGCAACGCAAGCGTGCCGCGGCCCGCGAGGCCCAGGAGCAGAACCGCCCGGAGGGCGAGGGCCCCGACGACGATCCGCAGAACCCGGACACCCTTGCGAAACGTCCTACCGAGAAGCCGGAGAGCGGCCCTGAGACGAAGGAACCGGAAGCCGGCGCGGAGAAAACGGACGACCCGGAGCAGCCGAGTGACCCGGTACCGGACACCGCACCGGAAAAAGCAGGCCCGTCCGGCACGGGTGAGAGAGTGGACCGTTGA
- a CDS encoding CCA tRNA nucleotidyltransferase, producing the protein MPNANEQTSALSQVQDRAVNELLRVAPVADDLARRFREAGFSLALVGGSVRDALLGRLGNDLDFTTDARPQDVLKIVRPWADAVWEVGIAFGTVGAQKEARVGDVDRSFQIEVTTYRSEAYDRTSRKPEVAYGDSIEEDLVRRDFTVNAMAVALPEKEFIDPHGGLDDLAAGVLRTPGTPEASFSDDPLRMMRAARFAAQLDFEVAPEVVAALREMAGRIEIVSAERVRDELNKLVLSAYPRKGLTLLVDTGLADHVLPELPALRLESDEHHRHKDVYEHTLIVLEQAMALEGNGPDLTLRLAALLHDIGKPRTRRFENDGRVSFHHHEVVGAKMTKKRLTALKYSNELVKDISRLVELHLRFHGYGTGEWTDSAVRRYVRDAGPLLGRLHKLTRSDCTTRNRRRATALSRAYDGLEERITKLQEREELDAIRPDLDGNQIMEALGVSPGPAVGQAYKHMLELRLENGPMEYGAAVAALKEWWAGQ; encoded by the coding sequence GTGCCGAACGCCAACGAACAAACCAGTGCCCTGAGCCAGGTGCAGGACCGAGCGGTGAACGAACTGCTGCGAGTCGCCCCGGTCGCCGACGATCTTGCCCGCCGCTTCCGGGAGGCCGGGTTCTCACTCGCTCTGGTCGGCGGCTCGGTCCGGGACGCGCTGCTCGGCCGGCTCGGTAATGACCTGGACTTCACCACCGACGCCCGCCCGCAGGACGTTCTGAAGATCGTCCGTCCGTGGGCGGACGCCGTCTGGGAAGTGGGTATCGCCTTCGGCACTGTCGGAGCCCAGAAGGAGGCCCGCGTCGGAGATGTTGATCGAAGCTTTCAGATCGAGGTGACGACCTACCGCTCGGAGGCGTACGACCGCACGTCACGCAAGCCTGAGGTGGCGTACGGCGACTCCATCGAGGAGGACCTCGTCCGGCGTGACTTCACTGTGAACGCGATGGCCGTCGCGCTGCCCGAGAAGGAGTTCATCGATCCGCACGGTGGTCTGGACGATCTGGCGGCAGGTGTGCTGCGTACGCCGGGTACCCCCGAGGCATCCTTCTCGGACGACCCGTTGCGGATGATGCGGGCCGCGCGCTTCGCCGCTCAGCTCGATTTCGAGGTGGCTCCTGAGGTGGTCGCGGCCTTGCGGGAGATGGCCGGACGTATCGAGATCGTCTCCGCCGAACGGGTACGGGACGAGCTGAACAAACTGGTTCTGTCCGCATACCCCCGCAAGGGGCTGACCCTGCTCGTCGACACCGGGCTCGCCGACCATGTCCTGCCCGAACTGCCGGCCCTGCGTCTGGAGAGTGATGAACACCACCGGCACAAGGACGTCTACGAACACACGTTGATCGTCCTGGAGCAGGCGATGGCCCTGGAGGGCAACGGCCCCGACCTGACTCTCCGCCTGGCGGCTCTGCTGCACGACATCGGCAAGCCGCGTACACGCCGCTTCGAGAACGACGGCCGGGTCTCGTTCCATCACCACGAGGTGGTGGGGGCGAAGATGACGAAAAAGCGCCTGACGGCCCTCAAGTACTCCAACGAGTTGGTGAAGGACATCTCGCGCCTGGTCGAGCTTCATCTGAGGTTCCACGGCTACGGCACGGGAGAGTGGACGGACTCCGCCGTTCGCCGTTACGTCCGCGACGCGGGGCCGCTCCTGGGCCGGCTCCATAAGCTGACCCGCTCGGACTGCACGACACGCAACCGTCGCAGGGCGACCGCCCTCTCGCGTGCGTACGACGGTCTGGAGGAACGGATTACGAAGCTTCAGGAGCGGGAGGAGCTGGACGCCATCCGTCCGGACCTCGACGGAAACCAGATCATGGAGGCCCTGGGCGTCAGCCCCGGGCCGGCCGTCGGTCAGGCATACAAGCACATGCTGGAACTGCGTCTGGAGAACGGCCCGATGGAATACGGCGCGGCGGTGGCGGCCCTCAAGGAGTGGTGGGCCGGACAGTAG
- a CDS encoding LppU/SCO3897 family protein produces the protein MTTPPPQGNPYAQGQQQPQQQPQGQNPFAQGQPGFPQQAGQPGFPPQGAPVPPEQPRRKIGFKTIKNIIIVVVLVGAAIGAFISSRDDANTAAVGDCMHRGSTSDDNPDLEVVDCNSSDAQYEVLAKIDGSFLSDTLASSKCEAEAKGFQYVYTQSGDGKDFLLCLKDHK, from the coding sequence GTGACCACTCCGCCGCCTCAGGGCAACCCGTACGCCCAGGGTCAGCAGCAGCCCCAGCAGCAGCCCCAGGGCCAGAACCCCTTCGCTCAGGGCCAGCCGGGCTTTCCCCAGCAGGCCGGTCAGCCTGGATTCCCCCCGCAAGGCGCCCCCGTCCCCCCGGAGCAGCCTCGCCGCAAAATCGGCTTCAAGACGATCAAGAACATCATCATCGTCGTGGTGCTCGTCGGTGCGGCTATCGGCGCTTTCATCTCCAGCCGGGACGACGCCAACACCGCGGCAGTCGGTGACTGCATGCACCGCGGCAGTACCAGTGACGACAATCCCGACCTCGAGGTCGTCGACTGCAACTCCTCGGACGCTCAGTACGAGGTGCTGGCCAAGATTGACGGTTCGTTCCTCTCCGACACCCTGGCTTCCAGCAAGTGTGAGGCCGAGGCCAAGGGCTTCCAGTACGTGTACACCCAGAGTGGTGACGGCAAGGACTTCCTGCTCTGCCTGAAGGACCACAAGTAG
- a CDS encoding MFS transporter: MAVVRDLRVLLRFQGFRRLLTVRLLSQGADGVFQVALASYVVFSPEKQTSAVAIASAMAVLLLPYSLVGPFAGALLDRWRRRQVFLYGNLLRALMASVTAVLILGQVPDRLLFASALCVTAVNRFVLAGLSAALPRVVDSERLVIANSLSPTAGTLAATAGGGLAFLVRLIVSDSDAAVVLVSAALYLCAALASLRIAKEALGPDRTLMQPGLVTALTGTAHDLLAGLRHLAAPSRREAAWALAAMSLMRFCYGAMLVMLLMLCRYALTDTTEEGLALLGLALGVSGAGFFVAAVVTPWAAGRFGPGRWIMICAAAAAVLEPAFGLPFASGPLLIGAFVLGLTTQGAKIATDTIIQSSVDDAFRGRIFSLYDVLFNVAFVGAAAVAALMLPPDGRSVPLVVTIAVIYGAVTVTISRFERQ; the protein is encoded by the coding sequence ATGGCCGTCGTCCGTGACCTGCGCGTCCTGCTGCGTTTTCAGGGCTTCAGACGCCTGCTCACCGTCCGGCTGCTCTCCCAGGGCGCCGATGGCGTCTTCCAGGTCGCGCTCGCCTCCTACGTGGTCTTCTCACCGGAGAAGCAGACGTCGGCCGTGGCGATCGCCTCCGCGATGGCGGTCCTGCTGCTCCCCTACTCCCTGGTCGGTCCCTTCGCCGGGGCCCTGCTCGACCGCTGGCGTCGCCGCCAGGTCTTCCTGTACGGCAACCTGCTGCGCGCACTGATGGCGTCGGTGACCGCCGTCCTGATTCTCGGCCAGGTTCCGGACCGGCTGCTCTTCGCCTCCGCCTTGTGCGTGACCGCCGTCAACCGTTTCGTCCTCGCCGGCCTTTCCGCCGCGCTGCCGCGCGTGGTGGACTCCGAGCGGCTGGTCATCGCCAATTCCCTCTCCCCGACCGCCGGAACACTCGCCGCGACCGCGGGCGGCGGACTCGCCTTCCTCGTACGCCTGATCGTCTCCGACTCCGATGCGGCCGTGGTGCTCGTGAGCGCGGCGCTGTACCTGTGCGCGGCTCTGGCATCACTGCGCATCGCGAAGGAAGCGCTGGGCCCCGACCGGACACTGATGCAGCCAGGGCTGGTCACGGCGCTCACCGGCACCGCTCACGATCTGCTGGCAGGTCTGCGTCACCTGGCGGCGCCCTCACGCAGGGAAGCCGCCTGGGCGCTCGCCGCGATGTCCCTGATGAGGTTCTGCTACGGCGCCATGCTCGTCATGCTGCTGATGCTGTGCCGGTACGCCCTGACCGACACCACGGAGGAGGGGCTCGCCCTTCTGGGCCTGGCATTGGGCGTGTCCGGCGCCGGTTTCTTCGTCGCCGCCGTCGTGACCCCCTGGGCCGCAGGGCGGTTCGGGCCCGGCCGCTGGATCATGATCTGCGCGGCGGCCGCCGCGGTCCTGGAGCCTGCCTTCGGTCTGCCCTTCGCCAGTGGTCCTCTGCTGATCGGGGCATTCGTCCTGGGCCTGACCACCCAGGGCGCGAAGATCGCCACGGACACCATCATCCAGTCCTCCGTTGACGACGCCTTCCGTGGCCGGATCTTCTCCCTCTACGACGTTCTGTTCAACGTGGCCTTCGTCGGCGCCGCCGCAGTGGCTGCCCTGATGCTGCCGCCGGACGGCCGATCGGTCCCTCTAGTGGTAACAATCGCCGTTATCTACGGGGCAGTAACTGTAACTATCAGCCGTTTCGAGCGGCAGTAA
- a CDS encoding inositol-3-phosphate synthase, giving the protein MGSVRVAVVGVGNCAASLVQGVEYYKDADAASKVPGLMHVQFGDYHVSDVEFVAAFDVDAKKVGLDLADAIGASENNTIKICDVPSTGVTVQRGHTLDGLGMYYRATIEESAEEPVDIVQVLKDKQVDVLVCYLPVGSEDAAKFYAQCAIDAKVAFVNALPVFIAGTKEWADKFTEAGVPIVGDDIKSQVGATITHRVMAKLFEDRGVVLDRTMQLNVGGNMDFKNMLERERLESKKISKTQAVTSQIPDRDLGEKNVHIGPSDYVPWLDDRKWAYVRLEGRAFGDVPLSLEYKLEVWDSPNSAGVIIDALRAAKIAKDRGIGGPILSASSYFMKSPPVQYFDDEARVNVEKFIAGEIES; this is encoded by the coding sequence ATGGGTTCGGTTCGCGTAGCCGTCGTCGGCGTGGGCAACTGCGCCGCGTCGCTGGTGCAGGGCGTCGAGTACTACAAGGACGCCGACGCGGCGTCCAAGGTACCGGGCCTGATGCACGTTCAGTTCGGCGATTACCACGTCAGCGACGTCGAGTTCGTCGCCGCTTTCGACGTGGACGCCAAGAAGGTCGGCCTCGACCTCGCTGACGCCATCGGCGCCTCCGAGAACAACACCATCAAGATCTGCGACGTCCCCAGCACCGGTGTGACGGTCCAGCGCGGCCACACCCTCGACGGTCTCGGCATGTACTACCGGGCCACCATCGAGGAGTCCGCCGAGGAGCCGGTCGACATCGTCCAGGTCCTCAAGGACAAGCAGGTCGACGTCCTGGTCTGCTACCTGCCCGTCGGTTCCGAGGACGCGGCGAAGTTCTACGCCCAGTGCGCCATCGACGCCAAGGTCGCCTTCGTCAACGCCCTCCCGGTGTTCATCGCCGGCACCAAGGAGTGGGCGGACAAGTTCACCGAGGCCGGTGTGCCGATCGTCGGTGACGACATCAAGTCCCAGGTCGGCGCCACCATCACGCACCGCGTCATGGCGAAGCTGTTCGAGGACCGCGGTGTCGTCCTGGACCGCACGATGCAGCTGAACGTCGGCGGCAATATGGACTTCAAGAACATGCTCGAGCGGGAGCGCCTGGAGTCCAAGAAGATCTCCAAGACGCAGGCCGTCACCTCCCAGATCCCCGACCGGGACCTCGGCGAGAAGAACGTCCACATCGGCCCGTCCGACTACGTCCCGTGGCTGGACGACCGCAAGTGGGCCTACGTGCGCCTCGAGGGCCGCGCGTTCGGTGACGTCCCGCTCAGCCTGGAGTACAAGCTCGAGGTCTGGGACTCCCCGAACTCCGCAGGTGTCATCATCGACGCCCTGCGTGCCGCGAAGATCGCCAAGGACCGCGGCATCGGCGGCCCCATCCTGTCGGCCTCCTCGTACTTCATGAAGTCCCCCCCGGTGCAGTACTTCGACGACGAGGCCCGCGTGAACGTCGAGAAGTTCATCGCGGGTGAGATCGAGAGCTAG
- a CDS encoding PadR family transcriptional regulator, protein MSRRSGILEFAVLGLLRESPMHGYELRKRLNTSLGVFRAFSYGTLYPCLKTLVANGWLIEEPGHTTEDALAAPLTGRRAKIVYRLTADGKEHFEQLLSQTGPDAYEDETFAARFAFFGQTSRDVRMRVLEGRRSRLEERLEKMRASLARTRERLDDYTLELQRHGMESVEREVRWLNELIESERAGQDLKGPAPGAPPRQNTTSGTSGDLPRPGDDPRAGSPADTAT, encoded by the coding sequence ATGAGCCGGCGTTCCGGGATCCTCGAGTTCGCCGTCCTCGGCCTGCTCCGCGAGTCCCCCATGCACGGCTATGAGCTGCGCAAACGACTCAATACGTCACTGGGTGTGTTCCGTGCCTTCAGCTACGGAACGCTCTACCCCTGCCTCAAGACGCTGGTCGCCAACGGCTGGTTGATCGAGGAACCGGGGCACACCACCGAGGACGCCCTCGCCGCTCCGCTCACGGGCCGCCGCGCCAAGATCGTCTACAGGTTGACGGCCGACGGCAAGGAGCACTTCGAACAGCTGCTCTCCCAGACGGGCCCCGACGCGTACGAGGACGAGACCTTCGCTGCGCGGTTCGCCTTCTTCGGACAGACCTCACGCGACGTACGCATGCGTGTACTGGAAGGCCGCCGCAGCCGGCTGGAGGAGCGCCTGGAGAAAATGCGCGCTTCGCTGGCCCGGACCAGGGAACGTCTCGACGACTACACGCTCGAGCTCCAGCGCCACGGGATGGAGTCCGTGGAGCGGGAAGTGCGCTGGCTGAACGAGCTCATCGAGAGCGAGCGGGCCGGACAGGACCTGAAGGGTCCCGCCCCCGGGGCACCCCCTCGACAGAACACCACATCTGGAACGTCGGGCGACCTGCCCCGGCCCGGGGACGATCCCCGGGCCGGTTCGCCCGCCGACACCGCCACGTGA
- a CDS encoding transglycosylase domain-containing protein yields MSEHRRKPQQPQGGGRAAARRGQSGSSSGRRVAPGGATGSPSDSYGSDSRDSGGEGHTHGSRVEARRAAQRGGGRRAGSTGPGRGRSAPSDKKRIIDYPRHDKYGWHRWMPSWKFVTGLCIAFFGSMVAAAGIGYALVGVPVIAETATAQNNVYYWSDESQMVATGGERNRQIVNLEKIPKAMQDAVISQENKTFRQDTGIDPRGIARAVLNMATGGETQGGSTITQQYVKNAMLDDQSQTLSRKVKEMFVSIKVGTKMDKDEILEGYLNSAYYGRGAYGIQAAAQAYFDKPALELDEGECAFLSAVLKGATYYDPAGATSIDPVNATREKNEKRARLQMQDTLEKMVEYGHLDPADRAKYTKLPKVENPRSNTALSGQIGYLVDLAKAYIVNNSDETGITANKLEQGGYSIYTTFDKKKVEALEKSVTKVYKANIKPEERPRTDTHVQFGGASVDPATGAIKAIYGGADATKHFTNNADATGAQVGSTFKPYVLAAAMKWGVRDPEGDPVQPQDERTKVSEKSLYSGKNKLKINEYDGSVWQNEKGEQWQQVNDGDESLGDPPDYKIDLRKAMQFSVNSAFVQLGVDVGLDKVKESAVDSGLLESSLAGTNYPSFSLGTSNPSAIRMAGSYATFAASGEQRDPFSVKKVTDKDGTVFTHKTQTEQAFTALVADNVTDVLKTVVEDGTGSNAQLEGREVAGKTGTTDGNKSAWFVGYTPQLSTAISMFRYPDDETIKNRQFLEMYGTGDQESIHGASFPSEIWADYMEVALKGQKALPFPTPKPIGEIVNDTPSPTASPSPTETEEETPSASPSTSEPAPEPEPSRPTPSETATCRVFDFNCEDEDDTGGTGPGGSDAGGTDGGVTSSPSPSESEEEGTSRGNGNGNGNGSGGFLGGSTG; encoded by the coding sequence ATGAGCGAGCACCGTCGCAAACCGCAGCAGCCGCAGGGAGGCGGACGTGCCGCGGCCCGACGCGGCCAGTCCGGCTCGTCCTCCGGCCGCCGCGTGGCACCGGGAGGCGCCACCGGGTCTCCGTCCGATTCCTATGGGTCGGACTCCCGCGACTCGGGTGGTGAGGGCCATACCCATGGAAGCCGCGTCGAAGCACGACGCGCGGCACAGAGAGGCGGGGGCCGCCGGGCCGGTTCCACCGGGCCCGGCCGGGGGCGGTCGGCGCCTTCCGACAAGAAGCGGATCATCGACTATCCGCGCCACGACAAGTACGGCTGGCATCGCTGGATGCCGTCCTGGAAGTTCGTCACCGGGCTGTGCATCGCGTTCTTCGGCAGCATGGTGGCCGCCGCGGGAATCGGGTACGCGCTGGTGGGCGTGCCCGTCATTGCCGAGACCGCCACGGCGCAGAACAACGTCTACTACTGGTCCGACGAGTCGCAGATGGTCGCGACGGGTGGTGAGCGCAACCGCCAGATCGTCAACCTCGAGAAGATCCCCAAGGCGATGCAGGACGCGGTCATCTCCCAGGAGAACAAGACCTTCCGCCAGGACACCGGCATCGACCCCAGGGGCATCGCCCGCGCCGTGCTCAACATGGCCACGGGCGGCGAGACGCAGGGCGGGTCCACGATCACCCAGCAGTACGTCAAGAACGCCATGCTGGACGACCAGTCGCAGACGCTCTCCCGCAAGGTCAAGGAGATGTTCGTCTCGATCAAGGTCGGCACCAAAATGGACAAGGACGAGATCCTCGAGGGCTACCTGAACTCCGCGTACTACGGGCGTGGGGCATACGGGATCCAGGCGGCTGCCCAGGCGTACTTCGACAAGCCCGCACTCGAGCTCGACGAGGGCGAGTGTGCCTTCCTGTCGGCGGTCCTCAAGGGCGCCACCTACTACGACCCGGCCGGCGCGACCTCCATCGACCCGGTCAATGCCACTCGGGAGAAGAACGAGAAGCGTGCCCGGCTCCAGATGCAGGACACGCTGGAAAAGATGGTTGAGTACGGCCATCTGGATCCTGCGGACAGGGCTAAGTACACCAAGCTGCCCAAGGTGGAGAACCCCCGGTCGAACACCGCGCTGAGCGGGCAGATCGGTTACCTCGTTGACCTCGCCAAGGCGTACATCGTCAACAACAGCGACGAAACCGGTATCACCGCCAACAAGCTGGAGCAGGGCGGCTACTCGATCTACACGACCTTCGACAAGAAGAAGGTCGAGGCGCTCGAGAAGTCGGTCACGAAGGTCTACAAGGCGAACATCAAGCCCGAGGAGCGCCCGAGGACGGACACCCACGTCCAGTTCGGCGGTGCCTCGGTGGACCCGGCGACCGGTGCGATCAAGGCCATCTACGGCGGTGCCGACGCGACCAAGCACTTCACCAACAACGCCGACGCGACCGGTGCCCAGGTCGGCTCGACGTTCAAGCCGTACGTGCTGGCGGCCGCCATGAAGTGGGGCGTCCGGGACCCCGAGGGCGACCCGGTGCAGCCCCAGGACGAGCGTACGAAGGTCTCCGAGAAGAGCCTGTACAGCGGCAAGAACAAACTCAAGATCAATGAATACGACGGTTCGGTCTGGCAGAACGAGAAGGGCGAGCAGTGGCAGCAGGTCAACGACGGTGACGAGTCACTCGGCGACCCGCCCGACTACAAGATCGATCTCCGTAAGGCGATGCAGTTCTCGGTGAACTCCGCGTTCGTTCAACTCGGCGTGGATGTCGGCCTGGACAAGGTGAAGGAGTCCGCGGTGGACTCCGGGCTTCTGGAGAGCAGCCTCGCCGGAACGAACTACCCGTCGTTCTCCCTCGGTACCTCCAACCCCAGCGCGATCCGCATGGCGGGTTCGTACGCCACCTTCGCGGCCAGCGGCGAGCAGCGTGATCCGTTCTCGGTCAAGAAGGTGACGGACAAGGACGGCACGGTCTTCACCCACAAGACCCAGACCGAGCAGGCGTTCACCGCTCTGGTCGCCGACAACGTCACGGACGTCCTGAAGACCGTCGTCGAGGACGGAACCGGCAGCAACGCCCAGCTCGAGGGCCGCGAGGTGGCCGGCAAGACCGGCACCACGGACGGCAACAAGTCCGCCTGGTTCGTCGGCTACACCCCGCAGTTGTCCACGGCGATCAGCATGTTCCGGTACCCCGACGACGAGACCATCAAGAACCGCCAGTTCCTGGAGATGTACGGAACAGGTGACCAGGAATCGATCCACGGTGCCTCGTTCCCGTCCGAGATCTGGGCCGACTACATGGAGGTCGCGCTGAAGGGCCAGAAGGCTCTGCCCTTCCCGACCCCGAAGCCCATTGGCGAGATCGTCAACGACACTCCGTCGCCGACCGCGAGTCCCTCGCCCACGGAGACCGAGGAGGAGACGCCGTCGGCGTCTCCGAGCACTTCGGAGCCGGCGCCGGAGCCGGAGCCCAGCCGCCCCACGCCGTCCGAGACCGCCACCTGCAGGGTCTTCGACTTCAACTGTGAGGACGAGGACGACACGGGCGGTACAGGGCCAGGAGGCTCGGACGCCGGTGGTACGGACGGCGGGGTGACCAGCTCACCGTCGCCTTCGGAGTCGGAAGAGGAAGGCACCAGCCGGGGCAACGGCAACGGCAACGGCAACGGAAGCGGTGGCTTCCTCGGGGGCTCGACCGGGTAG